The Lentzea guizhouensis genome contains a region encoding:
- a CDS encoding SAM-dependent methyltransferase, which translates to MTTAQEFWESFYSERDQVWSGNPNPLLVREAADLTPGSALDLGCAEGGDAVWLASRGWRVLGVDVSQVALDRALRHAADAGVEISVERHDLKDTFPEGQYDLVSAQFLHSPVEEDGERNSILKRASEAVAPGGRLVVGGHASAPSWSEHHDYYFPTTKDVLDHLKLGDNWIIITDDVVERMLVGPDGQQEPRKDNVLVVKRLY; encoded by the coding sequence ATGACGACTGCGCAGGAGTTCTGGGAGTCCTTCTACTCGGAGCGGGACCAGGTGTGGTCCGGCAACCCGAACCCGTTGCTGGTGCGCGAGGCCGCCGACCTGACGCCGGGCAGTGCGCTCGACCTCGGGTGCGCCGAGGGTGGCGACGCCGTGTGGCTCGCGAGCAGGGGGTGGCGGGTGCTCGGTGTCGACGTGTCGCAGGTGGCGCTCGACCGGGCGTTGCGGCATGCGGCCGACGCCGGCGTCGAGATCTCGGTGGAGCGGCACGACCTCAAGGACACGTTCCCGGAGGGGCAGTACGACCTCGTCAGTGCTCAGTTCCTGCACTCGCCGGTCGAGGAGGACGGGGAGCGCAACAGCATCCTCAAGCGCGCTTCGGAGGCGGTCGCTCCCGGCGGGCGGCTGGTCGTCGGCGGGCACGCGAGCGCGCCGTCGTGGTCGGAGCACCACGACTACTACTTCCCGACGACCAAGGACGTGCTCGACCACCTCAAGCTCGGCGACAACTGGATCATCATCACCGACGACGTCGTCGAGCGGATGCTCGTCGGACCGGATGGTCAGCAGGAGCCGCGCAAGGACAACGTGCTCGTGGTAAAGCGCCTTTACTAG
- a CDS encoding zinc-binding dehydrogenase, producing MFAVYAAEPSPENPLASLRVGERPDPEVAPGWVRVAVKAASLNMHDLWTLRGVGIKPEQFPMILGCDGAGVLDDGTEVVLHSVIGDPSWDGDETLDPKRTLLTEKHQGTFADYVVVPARNALPKPADLTFAEAACMGTAWLTAYRMLFVKSGLRPGQTMLVQGASGGVSTALIQLGRAAGFRVWVTGRSEEKRALAQTLGAHDTFESGARLPERVDAVFETVGKATWSHSMKALKPGGIIVISGATSGDATAAELQRLFFLQLRVVGSTMGTREELGDLIRFCALNDLKPQIGAELKFEDAEQGLRAMLDGETAGKIVFSRP from the coding sequence ATGTTCGCCGTTTACGCAGCAGAACCCAGTCCTGAGAACCCGCTGGCCTCGCTCCGCGTCGGCGAGCGACCCGACCCCGAGGTCGCACCGGGGTGGGTGCGCGTCGCGGTCAAGGCGGCCAGCCTCAACATGCACGACCTGTGGACGTTGCGCGGGGTCGGCATCAAGCCGGAGCAGTTCCCGATGATCCTCGGCTGCGACGGCGCGGGCGTCCTCGACGACGGCACCGAGGTGGTGCTGCACTCCGTCATCGGCGACCCGAGCTGGGACGGCGACGAGACCCTCGACCCGAAGCGCACGCTGCTCACCGAGAAGCACCAGGGCACGTTCGCCGACTACGTCGTGGTCCCCGCCCGCAACGCCCTGCCCAAGCCCGCGGACCTCACGTTCGCCGAGGCCGCGTGCATGGGCACGGCGTGGCTGACCGCGTACCGGATGCTGTTCGTGAAGTCCGGTCTGCGCCCCGGCCAGACGATGCTCGTGCAGGGCGCGTCCGGTGGCGTGTCGACGGCGCTCATCCAGCTCGGCCGCGCGGCCGGGTTCCGCGTCTGGGTCACCGGCCGCTCCGAGGAGAAGCGCGCTCTCGCGCAGACCCTCGGCGCCCACGACACGTTCGAGTCCGGCGCCCGCCTGCCGGAACGGGTCGACGCGGTGTTCGAGACCGTCGGCAAGGCCACCTGGTCGCACTCGATGAAGGCCCTCAAGCCCGGCGGCATCATCGTGATCTCCGGCGCCACGTCCGGCGACGCGACCGCGGCCGAGCTGCAGCGGCTGTTCTTCCTGCAGCTGCGCGTCGTCGGCTCGACCATGGGCACCCGCGAGGAGCTCGGCGACCTCATCCGGTTCTGCGCGCTCAACGACCTCAAGCCGCAGATCGGCGCCGAGCTGAAGTTCGAGGACGCCGAGCAGGGGCTCAGGGCGATGCTGGACGGCGAGACCGCCGGCAAGATCGTGTTCAGCAGGCCGTAA
- a CDS encoding amino acid permease, with protein sequence MTTQGVFRRKPIDQIAEDKGDGLTRTLGLWQLTAIGIGGIIGAGIFSLAGAVANKTAGPAVLVSFLVAGIASAAAAFSYAEFAGLIPKAGSAYTYGYAVLGEIVGWFIGWDLLLEYTAIVAVVAIGISGYFTELLSLLDVQLPQWMLGAPGTETGDVAAGTYKVNLFAVVLCLLIAFVLNQGMKNAARFETVLVYLKVAVVALVIVVGAFHINTDNYNPFFPFGISGALTGAATVFFAVFGYDAMSTAAEESKDSQRHMPRAIMYSLAISMVLYVLACLVLTGMVNFKDVDSESAFATAFADIGLPALGIIISVGAILGITTVLFTFLLGAARVGYSMSRDGLLPRWFAKTHPVKRVPSRITWVLGIASAVIAGFLPIAEAAELTNIGILLAFVVVCIAVVVLRYKQPDLPRTFKTPGMPVVPIIGVVFSIWLITFLTPETWLRFGIWFAIGLVVYFAYSKRNSVMEKESKR encoded by the coding sequence ATGACCACACAGGGCGTCTTCCGGCGCAAGCCCATCGACCAGATCGCGGAGGACAAGGGCGACGGGCTCACCAGAACGCTGGGCCTGTGGCAGCTCACCGCGATCGGCATCGGCGGCATCATCGGCGCGGGCATCTTCTCGCTCGCGGGCGCCGTCGCGAACAAGACCGCCGGCCCCGCCGTGCTGGTCTCGTTCCTCGTGGCCGGTATCGCGAGCGCGGCGGCGGCGTTCTCGTACGCGGAGTTCGCGGGGCTGATCCCCAAGGCAGGCAGCGCCTACACCTACGGCTACGCGGTGCTCGGCGAGATCGTCGGCTGGTTCATCGGCTGGGACCTGCTGCTGGAGTACACGGCGATCGTGGCGGTGGTCGCGATCGGCATCTCCGGTTACTTCACCGAACTGCTGTCACTGCTGGACGTCCAGCTGCCGCAGTGGATGCTGGGCGCACCGGGCACCGAGACCGGTGACGTCGCCGCGGGCACCTACAAGGTGAACCTGTTCGCGGTGGTGCTGTGCCTGCTGATCGCGTTCGTGCTGAACCAGGGCATGAAGAACGCCGCCCGGTTCGAGACCGTCCTGGTGTACCTCAAGGTCGCCGTGGTGGCGCTGGTCATCGTCGTCGGCGCGTTCCACATCAACACCGACAACTACAACCCGTTCTTCCCGTTCGGCATCTCGGGTGCGCTCACGGGTGCGGCGACGGTGTTCTTCGCGGTGTTCGGCTACGACGCGATGTCCACGGCCGCCGAGGAGTCGAAGGACTCGCAGCGGCACATGCCCAGGGCGATCATGTACTCGCTGGCGATCTCGATGGTCCTGTACGTGCTGGCCTGTCTCGTGCTGACCGGCATGGTGAACTTCAAGGACGTCGACTCGGAGTCCGCCTTCGCCACGGCGTTCGCCGACATCGGCCTGCCCGCGCTCGGCATCATCATCTCCGTCGGCGCGATCCTCGGCATCACGACCGTGCTCTTCACGTTCCTGCTCGGCGCCGCCCGCGTCGGCTACTCGATGAGCCGCGACGGACTGCTGCCGCGCTGGTTCGCGAAGACGCACCCGGTGAAGCGCGTCCCGTCGCGCATCACCTGGGTGCTGGGCATCGCCTCCGCGGTCATCGCCGGGTTCCTGCCGATCGCCGAGGCCGCCGAGCTCACGAACATCGGCATCCTGCTGGCGTTCGTCGTCGTCTGCATCGCCGTGGTCGTGCTGCGCTACAAGCAGCCCGACCTGCCGCGCACGTTCAAGACGCCGGGCATGCCGGTCGTGCCGATCATCGGTGTGGTCTTCTCGATCTGGCTGATCACGTTCCTCACGCCGGAGACCTGGCTGCGGTTCGGGATCTGGTTCGCGATCGGCCTGGTCGTCTACTTCGCCTACTCGAAGCGGAACTCCGTCATGGAGAAGGAGTCCAAGCGCTGA
- a CDS encoding DUF2690 domain-containing protein, protein MSSAGDPDCSQDQPFTPFDTMDGDNPVTMQSGRVVELRASNKSQCAWGRISSGTPGEEIWTDRKEPSADTHEGFLGYTRIDSGSAKYTEAFKNDGRVMRACGSSQGVIECTGWF, encoded by the coding sequence GTGTCCTCTGCCGGTGACCCCGACTGCTCGCAGGACCAGCCCTTCACGCCGTTCGACACGATGGACGGCGACAACCCGGTGACCATGCAGAGCGGCCGCGTGGTCGAGCTGCGCGCGTCGAACAAGTCGCAGTGCGCGTGGGGGCGCATCTCGTCGGGCACGCCCGGCGAGGAGATCTGGACCGACCGCAAGGAGCCCTCGGCGGACACGCACGAGGGCTTCCTCGGCTACACCCGGATCGACTCGGGCTCGGCGAAGTACACCGAGGCGTTCAAGAACGACGGCCGGGTGATGCGCGCCTGCGGCTCCTCGCAGGGCGTCATCGAGTGCACCGGCTGGTTCTGA
- a CDS encoding alkaline phosphatase family protein yields the protein MKRRSLLKAAAGSVVLSAAPGVAFGSAGAGRRVYVVVLDGLRPDEVGTALTPNLVALREDGTHFPRARSLPAVASIPDHVVMMTGVRPDRTGVPANTVFDRATGVVRTPDHTDLRFPTLLERLPQLGFRTGSVLSKEYLRGVFGTRASYHWEPRPPITGHTPDAFTSHALHAMIAEADPDLVFVSFGDCAEDSGDAVVRSLAVRTSDEQLGKLVRYLKATGRWERSVLVVVTDHPAPLADVSLQQHVDADPLLRNKVVIAPNGGADLLHWTGPASDRELALRHLESVVSRVPGVLSVQPPARWRLGAEAGDLVVCRRAAEPVPLLVAGGDPVVGRGISATPASTVDVAPTVGRLFGLPEPSGGYDGQSVI from the coding sequence GTGAAACGCCGCAGTCTGCTCAAAGCCGCCGCCGGGTCGGTGGTGCTCTCCGCCGCTCCCGGGGTGGCGTTCGGTTCCGCCGGCGCCGGTCGGCGCGTGTACGTCGTGGTCCTGGACGGTCTGCGGCCGGACGAGGTGGGCACCGCGCTGACACCGAACCTGGTCGCGTTGCGGGAGGACGGCACGCACTTCCCGCGGGCCCGGTCGTTGCCGGCGGTGGCGAGCATCCCGGACCACGTGGTGATGATGACCGGGGTGCGGCCCGACCGGACCGGCGTGCCCGCGAACACCGTCTTCGACCGGGCCACCGGCGTGGTGCGCACACCGGACCACACCGACCTGAGGTTCCCGACCTTGCTGGAACGCCTGCCGCAGCTGGGTTTCCGCACGGGTTCGGTGCTGTCCAAGGAGTACCTGCGCGGGGTGTTCGGCACGCGGGCGTCGTACCACTGGGAACCGCGGCCGCCGATCACCGGGCACACGCCGGACGCGTTCACCTCCCACGCGCTGCACGCGATGATCGCGGAGGCCGACCCCGACCTGGTGTTCGTGAGCTTCGGCGACTGCGCCGAGGACTCGGGGGACGCGGTCGTGCGGTCGCTGGCCGTGCGGACGTCCGACGAGCAGCTGGGCAAGCTCGTCCGGTACCTCAAGGCGACGGGTCGCTGGGAACGGTCGGTGCTCGTCGTCGTCACGGACCACCCGGCACCCTTGGCGGACGTGTCGCTGCAGCAGCACGTCGATGCGGATCCGTTGTTGCGCAACAAGGTCGTCATCGCACCGAACGGTGGCGCCGACCTGTTGCACTGGACCGGTCCCGCCTCGGACCGCGAGCTGGCCCTGCGGCACCTGGAGTCGGTGGTCTCGCGCGTGCCCGGTGTGCTGTCCGTGCAACCGCCCGCGCGGTGGCGGCTGGGCGCGGAGGCAGGCGACCTGGTCGTGTGCCGGCGAGCTGCCGAGCCGGTGCCGTTGCTGGTCGCGGGTGGCGATCCCGTGGTTGGGCGCGGGATCTCGGCCACACCGGCGTCCACTGTGGATGTCGCACCGACGGTGGGGAGGCTGTTCGGCCTCCCCGAGCCGTCGGGCGGTTATGACGGGCAGTCCGTCATCTAG
- a CDS encoding MarR family transcriptional regulator encodes MLGAVLREPLSVSGIAREMGLARQSVQRIADLLVDRGLAEYLPNPAHQRAKLVRPTEAGCAAIARLRAAQHEWANRVSAQVSLEDLRTTLDTMTRLVAATS; translated from the coding sequence GTGCTGGGCGCGGTGCTGCGCGAGCCGTTGTCGGTCTCCGGCATCGCCCGCGAGATGGGCCTGGCGCGGCAGTCCGTCCAGCGGATCGCGGACCTGTTGGTGGACAGGGGTTTGGCCGAGTACCTGCCGAACCCGGCACACCAGCGGGCGAAGCTGGTGCGGCCGACCGAGGCCGGTTGTGCGGCGATCGCCCGGTTGCGCGCGGCCCAGCACGAGTGGGCCAACCGCGTCAGTGCGCAGGTCTCGCTGGAAGACCTGCGCACGACGCTCGACACCATGACCAGACTGGTCGCGGCTACGTCCTGA
- a CDS encoding barstar family protein, which translates to MKRHILVSEKNAAIGAIAEALSFPSWFGHNLDALYDSLTDLSWLPEGEYVLVVPADLDDSVVDVLRDAVRQTAESGDRTLRVIRTER; encoded by the coding sequence GTGAAACGGCACATTCTCGTTTCGGAGAAGAATGCGGCGATCGGCGCTATTGCCGAGGCGTTGTCGTTCCCTTCCTGGTTCGGGCACAACCTGGACGCGTTGTACGACAGCCTGACCGACCTGTCGTGGCTGCCCGAGGGCGAGTACGTGCTGGTCGTGCCCGCTGACCTGGACGATTCCGTCGTGGACGTGCTGCGGGACGCGGTGAGGCAGACCGCCGAGTCGGGTGACCGGACACTGCGGGTGATTCGCACGGAAAGGTGA
- a CDS encoding ribonuclease domain-containing protein: protein MSPGRRLTVALVGLVLLVLVGWFVREGSSKPQPESSAPTSTSSSAAKPAEVPGAKESGLEVTALSALPPEAAKTYKLIGGEAPMPYPKNDGVTFENREKRLPQQKSGYYKEYTVPTPGSPDRGARRLVTGSKREVYYTGDHYASFVVVDVKK from the coding sequence ATGAGTCCCGGTCGTCGCCTCACCGTCGCGCTGGTCGGACTGGTCCTGCTGGTCCTGGTCGGCTGGTTCGTGCGCGAGGGCTCGTCGAAGCCGCAGCCGGAGTCCAGCGCGCCGACCAGCACCTCCAGCAGCGCGGCCAAGCCGGCCGAGGTGCCGGGAGCGAAGGAGTCGGGGCTGGAGGTCACGGCGCTGTCGGCGCTGCCGCCGGAGGCCGCGAAGACGTACAAGCTGATCGGCGGCGAGGCGCCGATGCCGTACCCGAAGAACGACGGCGTCACGTTCGAGAACCGCGAGAAGCGGCTGCCGCAGCAGAAGTCCGGGTACTACAAGGAGTACACGGTGCCGACGCCGGGCAGTCCCGACCGCGGTGCGCGCCGGCTCGTGACCGGGAGCAAGCGCGAGGTCTATTACACCGGTGACCACTACGCGTCGTTCGTCGTGGTGGACGTGAAGAAGTGA
- a CDS encoding enoyl-CoA hydratase-related protein: protein MADELVHYEVRRGIATITLDSPHNRNALSAQLRRELREHLTAAAGDDGVRVVVLTHTGTVFCSGMDLKEAAGASAGDQGVNEFPAILEQLWTSPKPVVAALKGPARAGGVGIVAACDISVAAHEATFAFSEVRIGVVPAVISVTVLPRLLPRAAHELFLTGETFDATRAVQIGLLNSAVPVDGVDAEVRRYTDMLALGAPNALAATKQMLQQERSTNLGEVFADMLKLSAQHFGGPEGQEGITAFKEKRKPSWVPAED, encoded by the coding sequence ATGGCAGACGAGCTGGTCCACTACGAGGTGCGGCGTGGCATCGCGACGATCACGCTGGACTCCCCGCACAACCGCAACGCCCTGTCCGCGCAGCTGCGCCGGGAGCTCCGCGAGCACCTGACCGCGGCCGCCGGGGACGACGGCGTCCGCGTGGTCGTGCTGACCCACACGGGCACCGTGTTCTGCTCCGGCATGGACCTCAAGGAAGCCGCCGGTGCGAGCGCGGGCGACCAGGGCGTCAACGAGTTCCCCGCGATCCTCGAACAGCTCTGGACCAGCCCCAAGCCGGTCGTCGCCGCACTCAAGGGCCCGGCTCGCGCCGGTGGCGTCGGCATCGTCGCGGCATGCGACATATCAGTCGCGGCGCACGAGGCGACGTTCGCGTTCAGCGAGGTCCGCATCGGTGTCGTGCCCGCGGTCATCTCGGTGACCGTGCTGCCGCGCCTGCTCCCCCGCGCCGCACACGAGCTGTTCCTGACCGGCGAGACCTTCGACGCCACCCGCGCGGTCCAGATCGGCCTGCTCAACTCCGCTGTGCCCGTCGACGGCGTCGACGCCGAGGTCCGCCGCTACACCGACATGCTCGCGCTCGGCGCCCCGAACGCGCTCGCCGCGACCAAGCAGATGCTGCAGCAGGAACGGTCGACGAACCTCGGCGAGGTGTTCGCGGACATGCTCAAGCTGTCGGCACAGCACTTCGGCGGCCCCGAGGGCCAAGAGGGCATCACAGCGTTCAAGGAGAAGCGCAAGCCGTCCTGGGTGCCTGCCGAAGACTGA
- a CDS encoding HD domain-containing protein produces the protein MFTLEDAIATATAAHEGQVDKSGRPYIGHPLRVMAAVTGEHAQMAAVLHDVIEDTPVTGADLLAAGCPPEVVDAVVALSHLPDEPQEDYLRRVAANPLAVTVKRADIGDNLSPARIARLDAATRDRLKAKYARALGLLDEFVS, from the coding sequence GTGTTCACCCTCGAAGACGCCATCGCGACCGCCACCGCCGCCCACGAGGGCCAGGTCGACAAGTCGGGCCGGCCGTACATCGGACACCCGTTGCGGGTCATGGCCGCCGTGACGGGCGAGCACGCGCAGATGGCCGCCGTCCTGCACGACGTCATCGAGGACACCCCGGTGACCGGCGCCGACCTGCTCGCCGCCGGCTGCCCGCCCGAGGTCGTCGACGCCGTCGTCGCGCTGTCGCACCTGCCGGACGAGCCGCAGGAGGACTACCTGCGCCGCGTCGCCGCCAACCCGCTGGCCGTGACGGTGAAGCGCGCCGACATCGGCGACAACCTCTCACCGGCCCGCATCGCCCGCCTCGACGCCGCCACCCGAGATCGCTTGAAGGCCAAGTACGCGCGTGCGCTGGGGTTGCTCGACGAGTTCGTGAGCTAG
- a CDS encoding nitronate monooxygenase — MFHTLAVPVIAAPMAGGPSTPELVAAVNDAGGLGFLAAGYITVEQLAEKVKRTRELTGAPFGVNLFVPGTRTTVDIASYVDRVSERAAEVGAVPGEPRWDDDNYAAKLELVLALRVPVVSFTFGLPDADDVRRLKAAGSTVVVTVTTPSEARQAQQVGADVLCVQGSDAGGHRGTFTDDGISPGGGELYGTLAAIRLVRGTVDLPVIATGGLVHGADVAAVLAAGAVAAQLGTAFLGCPEAGTAAPQREALREGTRRTALTRAFSGRPARGLVNRFLVENTPHAPAAYPNVHHLTKPVRATGELEVMSLWAGTTYPLAPAEPAAEVVRRVHEELLEAVNSLAQRFVRG; from the coding sequence ATGTTCCACACGCTGGCCGTGCCCGTCATCGCCGCGCCCATGGCAGGTGGGCCCTCCACCCCCGAGCTGGTCGCCGCGGTGAACGACGCCGGTGGCCTCGGGTTCCTGGCGGCCGGGTACATCACCGTCGAGCAGCTCGCGGAGAAGGTCAAGCGCACCCGGGAGCTGACCGGCGCGCCGTTCGGGGTCAACCTGTTCGTGCCCGGCACGCGCACGACGGTGGACATCGCGTCCTACGTGGACCGGGTGAGCGAGCGCGCCGCCGAGGTCGGTGCGGTGCCGGGTGAGCCGCGGTGGGACGACGACAACTACGCGGCGAAGCTCGAACTGGTGCTGGCGCTGCGGGTGCCGGTGGTGTCGTTCACGTTCGGGCTGCCGGACGCCGACGACGTGCGGCGGCTCAAGGCGGCCGGCTCGACCGTCGTCGTGACGGTCACCACCCCGAGCGAGGCGCGGCAGGCCCAGCAGGTCGGTGCGGACGTGCTGTGCGTGCAGGGGTCGGACGCGGGCGGGCACCGCGGCACGTTCACCGACGACGGCATCTCACCCGGCGGCGGTGAGCTCTACGGCACGCTGGCGGCGATCCGCCTGGTCAGGGGCACCGTCGACCTGCCGGTGATCGCGACCGGCGGGCTGGTGCACGGTGCCGACGTCGCCGCCGTGCTCGCGGCGGGGGCGGTGGCGGCGCAGCTGGGCACCGCCTTCCTCGGTTGCCCGGAGGCCGGAACCGCTGCGCCCCAACGGGAGGCGCTGCGCGAAGGGACCCGCCGGACCGCGTTGACCCGTGCGTTCAGCGGACGGCCGGCCCGCGGGCTGGTGAACCGGTTCCTGGTCGAGAACACCCCGCACGCGCCCGCCGCGTACCCGAACGTGCACCACCTCACCAAGCCGGTGCGCGCGACCGGTGAGCTCGAGGTCATGTCGCTGTGGGCGGGCACCACCTACCCGCTCGCGCCGGCCGAACCGGCCGCCGAGGTCGTCCGCCGGGTGCACGAGGAGCTGCTTGAAGCGGTCAACTCGCTGGCACAGAGGTTCGTGCGCGGCTGA
- a CDS encoding chitinase, translating into MSKTRRAAIALLSAFFACAGLVLVMNGNAAAANLAANSGFEAGNLSGWTCTEGTSATSSTKRTGQYALQGAPAGQGNARCQQTVSVQPNTAYKLSAWVQGSYVYLGVTGGVEKNTWTPGSSGFSQLTLDFNSGSATNVTIYLHGWYGQPAYYADDVNLDGPGTPPTTTTTSTTTSTTTTTTTTTTTTTTSNPPNTGLPKHVLTGYWQNFYNGARALRLADVPTTYDIIAVSFADATAVQGQVAFNLDPGLSSQLGGYTDAQFRADVKTVQARGQKVIISVGGEKGTISVGNSTAATNFANSVKGLISSYGFDGVDIDLENGVNAQYMGQALRSIHAGGGKVITMAPQTIDMQNVNAEYFKLALATKDILTIVNMQYYNSGSMLGCDQQVHSQGTVNFLTALACIQLQSGLRADQVGLGLPASPSGAGGGYQAPSNVNNALSCLARGTNCGTFKPTTTWPSIRGAMTWSINWDASNNWQFANTVAPHLDSLP; encoded by the coding sequence ATGTCCAAGACCAGACGAGCAGCGATAGCGCTGCTGTCGGCCTTCTTCGCCTGTGCCGGTCTGGTGTTGGTGATGAACGGCAACGCCGCCGCCGCGAACCTCGCCGCCAACAGCGGGTTCGAGGCGGGCAACCTGAGCGGCTGGACGTGCACCGAGGGCACCAGTGCCACGTCGAGCACGAAGCGCACCGGGCAGTACGCGCTGCAGGGCGCCCCGGCCGGCCAGGGCAACGCGCGGTGCCAGCAGACCGTCTCGGTGCAGCCGAACACGGCCTACAAGCTGAGCGCGTGGGTGCAGGGCAGCTACGTCTACCTCGGTGTCACCGGCGGCGTGGAGAAGAACACGTGGACGCCGGGCTCGAGCGGCTTCAGCCAGCTCACCCTCGACTTCAACTCAGGCAGCGCCACCAACGTCACGATCTACCTGCACGGCTGGTACGGCCAGCCCGCCTACTACGCCGACGACGTCAACCTCGACGGTCCCGGCACGCCGCCGACGACCACGACCACGAGCACGACGACGTCGACCACCACCACTACGACGACCACGACGACGACCACCACGACCAGCAACCCGCCGAACACCGGTCTGCCGAAGCACGTGCTGACGGGCTACTGGCAGAACTTCTACAACGGTGCGCGCGCTCTGCGTCTGGCTGACGTCCCCACCACCTACGACATCATCGCGGTCTCGTTCGCCGACGCCACGGCGGTGCAGGGCCAGGTCGCGTTCAACCTCGACCCCGGCCTGAGCAGCCAGCTCGGCGGCTACACCGACGCGCAGTTCCGCGCCGACGTGAAGACCGTGCAGGCCCGCGGCCAGAAGGTGATCATCTCCGTCGGTGGTGAGAAGGGCACGATCAGCGTCGGCAACTCGACGGCGGCGACCAACTTCGCCAACAGCGTCAAGGGCCTGATCTCCAGCTACGGCTTCGACGGCGTCGACATCGACCTGGAGAACGGCGTCAACGCCCAGTACATGGGCCAGGCGCTGCGCAGCATCCACGCCGGTGGCGGCAAGGTCATCACGATGGCGCCGCAGACGATCGACATGCAGAACGTCAACGCCGAGTACTTCAAGCTGGCGCTGGCCACCAAGGACATCCTGACCATCGTCAACATGCAGTACTACAACTCCGGTTCGATGCTCGGCTGCGACCAGCAGGTCCACAGCCAGGGCACGGTCAACTTCCTGACCGCGCTCGCGTGCATCCAGCTGCAGAGCGGCCTGCGCGCCGACCAGGTCGGCCTCGGCCTGCCCGCGTCACCCTCGGGTGCCGGTGGCGGGTACCAGGCGCCGTCCAACGTCAACAACGCGCTCAGCTGCCTCGCGCGCGGCACGAACTGCGGGACGTTCAAGCCGACCACGACCTGGCCGTCGATCCGCGGCGCCATGACGTGGTCGATCAACTGGGACGCCTCGAACAACTGGCAGTTCGCCAACACGGTCGCCCCGCATCTGGACTCCCTGCCCTAG
- a CDS encoding DUF72 domain-containing protein yields MWNHKAWLGRFLPQSLPAGERLRAYAGWCNAVEGNTTFYATPARKTVEAWARQTDPAFRFVVKVPKAVTHERRLAGVEVQMRAFLDAVEPLGERAVLWTQLPGSFGPADVDALARFLRRLPAGLRRAVEVRHPAFFSDAGATSLLEGALDGVDAEWVPFDTEVFFRSPPTSEAEREAWDRKPRLPRRTRALTDQPIVRYLGRDSVEDTVEGWRPWTEVVADWLGEGRSPTVFVHTPDNDDAPALARRFHDDVRTLMPELDALPEPEPVEPATLF; encoded by the coding sequence ATGTGGAACCACAAGGCGTGGCTCGGGCGGTTCCTGCCGCAGTCGCTTCCCGCCGGGGAGCGACTGCGGGCCTACGCGGGCTGGTGCAACGCCGTCGAGGGCAACACCACGTTCTACGCGACGCCTGCCCGCAAGACCGTCGAGGCCTGGGCGCGGCAGACGGACCCCGCTTTTCGGTTCGTGGTCAAGGTGCCCAAGGCCGTCACGCACGAGCGCCGGCTGGCAGGCGTCGAGGTGCAGATGCGGGCGTTCCTGGACGCAGTCGAACCCCTCGGCGAACGCGCCGTCCTGTGGACCCAGTTGCCGGGCTCGTTCGGCCCGGCGGACGTCGACGCCCTGGCCCGCTTCCTGCGCAGGCTGCCCGCAGGCCTGCGGCGTGCCGTGGAGGTGCGTCACCCCGCGTTCTTCTCCGACGCCGGCGCGACGTCGCTGCTGGAGGGAGCGCTCGACGGCGTGGACGCCGAGTGGGTGCCGTTCGACACCGAGGTCTTCTTCCGGAGCCCGCCGACCAGCGAAGCCGAGCGGGAGGCCTGGGACAGGAAACCGCGGTTGCCGCGGCGTACGCGGGCGCTGACCGACCAGCCGATCGTCCGCTACCTGGGCCGGGACTCGGTCGAGGACACGGTCGAGGGGTGGCGGCCGTGGACCGAGGTGGTCGCCGACTGGCTGGGGGAAGGCCGGTCGCCGACGGTGTTCGTGCACACCCCCGACAACGACGACGCGCCCGCGCTCGCCCGCCGGTTCCACGACGACGTGCGAACGCTCATGCCCGAACTCGACGCGCTGCCCGAGCCCGAGCCGGTCGAGCCCGCAACTCTGTTCTGA